A genome region from Geminicoccus roseus DSM 18922 includes the following:
- a CDS encoding efflux transporter outer membrane subunit: protein MRVLLVLAAAAIVSACDLGDRLAISPTATGDRFAAMPAEAAPRWPDPGWWRGFGSAELDVLVAEAETNNRDLLAAAQRVAQAEAQTRITRAALFPSLDANAGASRGTGSGNSGQTRTSYSAALSASYELDLAGELRDRATAGDLRFLASVYDQEALALTLTADTANAYFTLLALRDRLALAEDTLEAAQRVLRIVRVQAGAGQASDLEVQQQLSAVNSQEAAMAGLMGDERRQANALAVLLGRRPETLQVSAPTLDRLDLPPVIAGLPSKLLRRRPDLARAEAELAASGYDAQAARAARFPVVALTASGGYQSSDLGGLLSLDQAVWSLAGAVAAPVFDAGRLEAGEDQAVARFQELAANYSQAILTALQDVEDALIALDTAKRSFELRRAAYVAAREAYRIAELRWRSGATDFLSVLQAQQASFSAADSLTQADLARYTASVSLYRALGGGWEAPADPPAAASIEARLP, encoded by the coding sequence ATGCGTGTCCTGCTCGTGCTCGCCGCCGCGGCGATCGTCTCGGCCTGCGATCTCGGCGACCGGCTGGCGATATCCCCGACTGCGACCGGCGACCGGTTCGCCGCCATGCCCGCCGAGGCCGCACCGCGCTGGCCGGATCCCGGCTGGTGGCGGGGTTTTGGCAGCGCGGAGCTGGACGTGCTGGTCGCCGAAGCCGAGACCAACAACCGCGACCTGCTGGCCGCGGCCCAGCGGGTGGCGCAGGCGGAGGCGCAGACAAGGATCACCCGGGCGGCGCTGTTCCCCAGCCTCGACGCCAATGCCGGCGCCAGCCGCGGCACCGGCTCCGGCAACAGCGGCCAGACCCGCACCAGCTACAGCGCCGCGCTCTCGGCCTCCTACGAGCTGGACCTGGCCGGCGAACTGCGCGACCGCGCCACCGCCGGGGATCTGCGCTTTTTGGCCAGCGTCTATGACCAGGAGGCGCTGGCGCTTACGCTCACCGCCGACACCGCCAACGCCTATTTCACCCTGCTGGCGCTGCGCGACCGGCTGGCGCTGGCGGAGGACACGCTGGAGGCAGCCCAGCGGGTCCTGCGGATCGTGCGGGTGCAGGCGGGAGCCGGGCAGGCCTCCGACCTGGAGGTGCAGCAGCAGCTCTCGGCGGTGAACAGCCAGGAGGCGGCGATGGCCGGTCTCATGGGCGACGAGCGCCGCCAGGCCAACGCGCTGGCGGTCCTGCTCGGCCGACGCCCGGAAACGCTGCAGGTCAGCGCCCCGACCCTGGACCGGCTGGACCTCCCGCCGGTGATCGCCGGGCTGCCGTCCAAACTGCTGCGGCGCCGGCCGGACCTGGCCCGGGCCGAGGCCGAGCTGGCCGCGTCCGGCTACGACGCGCAGGCCGCGCGGGCGGCGCGCTTCCCGGTCGTGGCGCTGACCGCGTCGGGGGGCTACCAGAGCAGCGACCTGGGCGGCCTTTTGTCCCTGGACCAGGCGGTCTGGTCGCTGGCGGGTGCGGTGGCGGCGCCGGTGTTCGACGCCGGCCGCCTGGAAGCGGGCGAAGACCAGGCGGTGGCGCGCTTCCAGGAGCTGGCGGCGAATTATTCCCAGGCGATCCTGACCGCCCTGCAGGATGTCGAGGACGCGCTGATCGCGCTGGACACCGCGAAGCGCAGCTTCGAGCTGCGCCGGGCCGCCTATGTCGCCGCGCGGGAAGCCTACCGGATCGCCGAGCTGCGCTGGCGCAGCGGCGCCACCGACTTCCTTTCGGTGCTGCAGGCCCAGCAGGCGAGCTTCAGCGCGGCCGACAGCCTGACCCAGGCCGACCTCGCCCGCTACACCGCGAGCGTCAGCCTCTACCGGGCGCTGGGCGGCGGCTGGGAGGCGCCCGCCGATCCGCCGGCGGCCGCCAGCATCGAGGCACGCCTGCCGTAG
- a CDS encoding Fe2+-dependent dioxygenase produces MLVQIKDVLTQDEVAHVRRVLEEAAWIDGKATAGEQAAKSKFNLQIPEGSPAARECGEIILRALARSPIFNSAAMPLRVLPPMFNRYDTGMKFGAHVDGAIRGIPGAGGMRMRADVSSTLFLTPPEDYNGGELIIHDTYGSKAVKLPAGSMVVYPATSLHSVTEVTRGSRWSSFFWTQSMLKNDGERALLYDLDMAIIETRRRLPDDSPAVLGLTNVYHNLLRRWAEL; encoded by the coding sequence ATGCTGGTTCAGATCAAGGACGTCCTCACCCAGGACGAAGTCGCCCACGTCCGCAGGGTCCTGGAAGAGGCCGCCTGGATCGACGGCAAGGCCACGGCCGGCGAACAGGCCGCCAAGAGCAAGTTCAACCTGCAGATCCCGGAGGGCTCGCCGGCCGCCCGTGAATGCGGCGAGATCATCCTGCGAGCACTCGCACGCAGCCCGATCTTCAACTCCGCCGCCATGCCGCTGCGCGTGCTGCCGCCCATGTTCAACCGCTACGACACCGGCATGAAGTTCGGCGCCCATGTGGACGGCGCCATCCGCGGGATCCCTGGCGCCGGCGGGATGCGGATGCGCGCCGACGTGTCCTCCACCCTCTTCCTCACCCCGCCCGAAGACTATAACGGTGGCGAGCTGATCATCCACGACACCTACGGCAGCAAGGCGGTGAAGCTGCCGGCCGGCAGCATGGTGGTCTACCCGGCCACCAGCCTGCATAGCGTCACCGAGGTCACCCGCGGCAGCCGCTGGTCCTCGTTCTTCTGGACCCAGTCCATGCTCAAGAACGACGGCGAGCGCGCCCTGCTCTACGATCTGGACATGGCGATCATCGAGACCCGCCGTCGGCTGCCCGACGACAGCCCGGCCGTGCTCGGCCTCACCAACGTCTATCACAACCTCCTGCGCCGCTGGGCGGAGCTGTGA
- a CDS encoding class I SAM-dependent methyltransferase has translation MPVPKLSPDLDGVPETMLWPLYHRATEARRPDGILHDPDSIRIMDALDYDFPGHFGIPGGSLAMRAAEIDRILVQWLEDHPDGLVVSLGEGLESQSRRVDNGRMRWLSVDLPQSIALRERFLPPTDRFRHLAMSALDPAWIDQADTTRPVLVVAQGLFMYLEPQAIELLLRAMATRMPGAGLVFDTVPVWLSRLTLFGLYWTPGYRLPRMPWGIGRSAIEPTLRRWCSGLGRIQIHPYAPPRGRPAVLHPFAAATFLLRDQLPTLVTTQFGEA, from the coding sequence ATGCCGGTGCCGAAGCTGTCCCCGGATCTGGACGGCGTCCCGGAAACCATGCTGTGGCCGCTCTACCACCGTGCCACCGAGGCGCGCCGTCCGGACGGCATCCTCCATGATCCGGACAGCATCCGGATCATGGACGCCCTCGACTACGACTTCCCCGGCCATTTCGGCATCCCGGGCGGTTCGCTGGCGATGCGGGCCGCCGAGATCGACCGGATCCTGGTGCAATGGCTGGAGGACCATCCGGACGGCCTGGTCGTGTCGCTGGGCGAGGGGCTGGAATCCCAGTCGCGCCGGGTCGACAATGGCAGGATGCGCTGGCTGTCGGTCGACCTTCCCCAGTCGATCGCGCTGCGCGAACGCTTCCTGCCGCCGACCGACCGCTTCCGCCACCTGGCCATGAGCGCGCTGGACCCGGCCTGGATCGATCAGGCCGACACCACCCGGCCGGTCCTCGTCGTGGCCCAGGGGCTGTTCATGTATCTGGAGCCGCAGGCGATCGAGCTTCTGCTGCGCGCCATGGCGACGCGGATGCCTGGCGCTGGCCTGGTGTTCGACACCGTGCCGGTCTGGCTGTCGCGCCTGACCCTGTTCGGCCTGTACTGGACTCCCGGCTACCGGCTGCCGCGGATGCCCTGGGGCATCGGCCGGTCCGCGATCGAGCCGACCCTGCGCCGCTGGTGTTCCGGCCTGGGCCGGATCCAGATCCACCCCTATGCGCCGCCCCGCGGCCGTCCGGCCGTCCTGCACCCGTTCGCGGCGGCCACCTTCCTGCTGCGCGATCAGCTGCCGACCCTGGTGACGACGCAATTCGGCGAGGCGTGA
- a CDS encoding efflux RND transporter periplasmic adaptor subunit, whose translation MPVLLLVLLAAGTGSFVWWRGQEPSGQTGPRTVEVELGDVADLVSALGTVEPASYVDVGAQVSGQLTRLDATIGDRVTEGQLLAELDSRVLQSRLSTDTAELARLNGVLAQQEAQRDLAEAQAERQRTMFRGNATSRDQLDTAEAQVRVLDAQIMQTRAQIAGQEATIAADRTNLSFTRIDAPMTGTVISVTAVQGQTLNANQSAPILLRIADLATMTVEVQVSEADQPKLEIGMPVRFNTLGRPDQHLRATLRQIYPTPEVVNNVTLYTALFDVANPEGQLLPQMSVQAFFIRAEAKDVPVVPLTALSPAPGGGPAARTVQVVDEAGGIETRRIEIGVSDRVHAEVVFGLKPGERVALKGQPAAGGTERRPSFGPRL comes from the coding sequence GTGCCGGTGCTGCTGCTCGTCCTGCTCGCGGCGGGTACGGGGAGCTTCGTCTGGTGGCGGGGCCAGGAGCCGTCTGGCCAGACCGGGCCGCGCACGGTCGAGGTGGAACTCGGCGACGTCGCCGACCTCGTCAGCGCGCTCGGCACGGTGGAGCCGGCCTCCTATGTCGATGTCGGCGCCCAGGTCTCCGGGCAGCTCACCCGGCTGGACGCCACGATCGGCGACCGGGTGACCGAGGGCCAGCTCCTGGCCGAGCTGGATTCCCGGGTGCTGCAGTCCAGGCTGTCCACCGACACGGCGGAACTCGCCCGGCTGAACGGCGTGCTGGCGCAGCAGGAGGCGCAGCGCGACCTCGCCGAGGCGCAGGCCGAGCGCCAGCGCACCATGTTCCGCGGCAACGCCACCAGCCGCGACCAGCTCGACACCGCCGAGGCGCAGGTGCGGGTCCTGGATGCCCAGATCATGCAGACCCGGGCGCAGATCGCCGGCCAGGAGGCGACGATTGCCGCCGACCGCACCAACCTCTCGTTCACCCGGATCGACGCGCCGATGACCGGGACCGTGATCTCGGTCACCGCCGTGCAGGGCCAGACCCTCAACGCCAACCAGTCGGCGCCGATCCTGCTGCGGATCGCCGACCTCGCCACCATGACGGTCGAGGTGCAGGTGTCCGAGGCGGACCAGCCCAAGCTGGAGATCGGGATGCCGGTGCGCTTCAACACGCTGGGCCGCCCCGACCAGCATCTGCGGGCGACCCTGCGGCAGATCTATCCGACCCCCGAAGTGGTCAACAACGTCACGCTCTATACCGCGCTGTTCGACGTGGCCAATCCGGAGGGCCAGCTCCTGCCGCAGATGAGCGTCCAGGCTTTCTTCATCCGGGCCGAGGCCAAGGACGTGCCGGTGGTGCCGCTGACGGCGCTCTCCCCGGCGCCGGGCGGGGGCCCGGCCGCGCGGACCGTGCAGGTGGTGGATGAAGCTGGCGGGATCGAGACCCGCCGGATCGAGATCGGGGTGAGCGACCGGGTCCATGCCGAGGTGGTCTTTGGCCTGAAGCCCGGCGAGCGGGTTGCTCTGAAGGGCCAGCCCGCGGCCGGCGGCACGGAGCGCCGCCCCTCGTTCGGGCCCAGGCTGTGA
- a CDS encoding MacB family efflux pump subunit, producing the protein MSLHVQARPPRGDQRPAPAPPPLISLRGIARTFVRGETQVLALRGVDLDIRRGEFVAIMGQSGSGKTTLMNLLGLLDHPSGGSYRFDEEEVGDLDPAERAALRRDRFGFVFQQYNLLATETALENVGVPAVYAGMPKAARVERAAELLTMLGLGERLDHKPAQLSGGQQQRVSIARALMNGGEVILADEPTGALDSTSGQEVMRLLRELHGLGHTVILITHDRGVAQQADRLVEMRDGRIIADSGPVLPAPRTQSEARQPVAASALPIAGEILKTAARALSANLFRTALTLLGVVIGVASVVALLAIGNGAKKEVLDRISAMGPDLMLVRPGARNMRSSDGTVATLVDADRLALERLDNVRGAISEYIFAVTARAGGADLTTQSNSTVPSLPDVRAWPVASGSFFTEADLKEYAAVAVLGETVATNLFPDQDPLGQYVLLNSIPFQVIGVMAAKGATPFGSDQDDVVFVPLTTGQLRLHGKPFVRSITVQVADTGQIDETEAAVSALLQARHGSLDFQIRNTAAILDMATQSQNALTVLLGAIALISLLVGGIGVMNIMLVSVTERTREIGVRMATGARPRDILLQFNAEALAVCLVGGAVGLLLGLGIALGLSATGRPVLITGGPILLALGCSVATGLIFGYLPARKASRLDPVAALSAE; encoded by the coding sequence GTGAGCCTGCACGTCCAGGCCAGGCCGCCCAGGGGCGACCAGCGGCCGGCCCCGGCCCCGCCGCCGTTGATCAGCCTGCGCGGCATCGCGCGCACCTTCGTGCGTGGCGAGACCCAGGTCCTGGCGCTGCGCGGGGTCGACTTGGACATCCGCCGCGGCGAGTTCGTGGCGATCATGGGCCAGTCGGGCTCGGGCAAGACCACGCTCATGAACCTTCTGGGCCTGCTCGACCACCCGAGCGGCGGCAGCTACCGCTTCGACGAGGAGGAGGTCGGCGACCTGGATCCCGCCGAGCGGGCAGCACTGCGCCGCGACCGGTTCGGCTTCGTGTTCCAGCAATACAACCTGCTGGCCACCGAGACGGCCCTGGAGAATGTCGGGGTGCCGGCGGTCTATGCCGGGATGCCCAAGGCGGCGCGGGTCGAGCGGGCAGCCGAGCTGCTCACCATGCTGGGGCTGGGCGAGCGGCTGGACCACAAGCCGGCGCAGCTTTCCGGCGGGCAGCAGCAGCGGGTGTCGATCGCCCGCGCGCTCATGAACGGCGGCGAGGTAATCCTGGCCGACGAGCCGACCGGTGCGCTCGACAGCACGAGCGGCCAGGAGGTGATGCGGCTTTTGCGCGAGCTGCATGGCCTCGGCCACACCGTGATCCTGATCACCCATGACCGGGGCGTGGCGCAGCAGGCCGACCGGCTGGTGGAGATGCGCGACGGCCGGATCATCGCCGACAGCGGCCCGGTGCTGCCGGCGCCGCGCACCCAGAGCGAGGCCCGCCAGCCGGTGGCGGCCTCCGCCCTGCCGATCGCCGGCGAGATCCTGAAGACCGCGGCACGGGCGCTGTCGGCCAACCTGTTCCGCACCGCGCTGACCCTGCTGGGGGTGGTGATCGGGGTGGCGTCAGTGGTGGCGCTGCTGGCGATCGGCAACGGCGCCAAGAAGGAGGTGCTGGACCGGATCTCGGCGATGGGCCCGGACCTGATGCTGGTCCGCCCGGGTGCGCGCAACATGCGCAGCAGCGACGGCACGGTCGCGACCCTGGTCGATGCCGACCGGCTGGCGCTGGAGCGGCTCGACAACGTGCGCGGCGCGATTTCCGAATACATCTTCGCGGTGACAGCCCGCGCCGGCGGGGCCGACCTCACCACCCAGAGCAACTCCACGGTGCCGTCCCTGCCGGACGTACGCGCCTGGCCGGTGGCATCAGGCAGCTTCTTCACCGAGGCCGACTTGAAGGAATATGCCGCGGTCGCCGTCTTGGGCGAGACGGTCGCGACCAATTTGTTCCCGGACCAGGACCCGCTCGGCCAGTACGTGCTCCTGAACAGCATACCGTTCCAGGTGATCGGGGTGATGGCGGCCAAGGGCGCCACCCCGTTCGGCTCCGACCAGGACGACGTGGTGTTCGTGCCGCTGACCACCGGCCAGCTCCGGCTGCACGGCAAGCCGTTCGTGCGCTCGATCACGGTGCAGGTGGCCGACACCGGGCAGATCGACGAGACCGAGGCCGCGGTCAGCGCGCTTCTGCAGGCCCGCCACGGCAGCCTGGACTTCCAGATCCGCAACACCGCGGCGATCCTGGACATGGCGACCCAGTCGCAGAACGCGCTGACCGTGCTGCTGGGAGCGATCGCGCTGATCTCGCTGCTGGTGGGCGGGATCGGGGTGATGAACATCATGCTGGTGAGCGTCACCGAGCGCACCAGGGAGATCGGGGTGCGGATGGCGACCGGGGCCAGGCCGCGCGACATCCTCCTGCAGTTCAACGCGGAGGCGCTGGCCGTCTGCCTGGTCGGCGGCGCGGTCGGCCTGCTGCTGGGGCTGGGGATCGCCCTCGGCCTGTCCGCCACCGGGCGGCCCGTGCTGATCACCGGCGGCCCGATCCTGCTGGCGCTGGGCTGCTCGGTCGCGACCGGGCTGATCTTCGGCTACCTGCCGGCGCGCAAGGCCTCAAGGCTCGACCCGGTCGCAGCCCTCTCGGCGGAATGA
- a CDS encoding tetratricopeptide repeat protein: MIPADEVRRIRTAATFGSTRAQVLLGQICIDGNGVPRSRTEGRRWFEKAAAAGSVEGINMLGRCHEFGWGGPVDPVKAAECYRHAALRGYDWAQFNLAGLLHEGQGVLRDRRQACAWYLRAARQGHAKAANMLGHYREEGWLHRPRPRSAFFWYARAARGGDFRGQFNLARLLFAAGSREPALIWLDRAIEGGIPDFWADIAPVLSAHPDPSLRRYGRRASMLAAAGGSAGASQPPPSAR; encoded by the coding sequence GTGATCCCGGCGGACGAGGTCCGCCGGATCCGCACTGCCGCCACCTTCGGCTCGACCCGCGCCCAGGTCCTGCTGGGCCAGATCTGCATCGACGGCAACGGCGTGCCGCGCAGCCGGACGGAGGGCCGCCGCTGGTTCGAAAAAGCCGCGGCGGCCGGCAGCGTCGAAGGCATCAACATGCTGGGCCGCTGCCATGAGTTCGGCTGGGGCGGCCCGGTGGACCCGGTTAAGGCCGCCGAATGCTACCGGCATGCGGCGTTGCGCGGCTATGACTGGGCGCAGTTCAACCTGGCCGGTCTCCTCCACGAGGGCCAGGGCGTCCTTCGCGACCGCCGCCAGGCCTGCGCCTGGTACCTGCGCGCCGCCCGCCAGGGCCATGCCAAGGCCGCCAACATGCTGGGCCATTACCGGGAGGAAGGCTGGCTGCACCGGCCACGGCCCCGTTCCGCCTTCTTCTGGTATGCCCGCGCTGCCCGGGGCGGCGACTTCCGCGGCCAGTTCAACCTGGCCCGCCTGCTGTTCGCCGCCGGCAGCCGCGAGCCTGCGCTGATCTGGCTGGACCGGGCGATCGAGGGCGGCATCCCGGATTTCTGGGCCGACATCGCGCCGGTGCTCTCGGCCCATCCCGACCCGTCGCTGCGCCGCTACGGCAGGCGTGCCTCGATGCTGGCGGCCGCCGGCGGATCGGCGGGCGCCTCCCAGCCGCCGCCCAGCGCCCGGTAG
- a CDS encoding phasin family protein has translation MTAIDALFSTAGRNSSQTSELAYASTEVVLHRMRLGGIAAVDPANADHREFARMLPEKVRAFQDAGSVLLGHSTQMGQEMAKLMVDEARHAAASATAVLTSGSPAGMLAAQASAAMSFAERLVAQAGALWQMSLDAQAAAVAPIHRAATDNVARLRG, from the coding sequence ATGACAGCCATCGATGCCCTCTTTTCGACGGCCGGCCGGAATTCCAGCCAGACCAGCGAACTCGCTTATGCCTCCACGGAAGTCGTGCTGCACCGCATGCGGCTGGGCGGTATCGCCGCGGTCGACCCGGCCAATGCCGATCACCGTGAATTCGCCAGGATGCTGCCGGAAAAGGTCCGCGCCTTCCAGGATGCCGGGTCGGTCCTGCTCGGCCACTCGACGCAGATGGGGCAGGAGATGGCCAAGCTGATGGTGGACGAGGCCAGGCATGCCGCAGCCTCGGCCACGGCGGTCCTGACCAGCGGCAGCCCGGCCGGGATGCTGGCAGCCCAGGCGAGCGCTGCTATGTCCTTCGCGGAGCGGCTGGTCGCGCAGGCCGGCGCGCTCTGGCAGATGAGCCTGGATGCCCAGGCAGCGGCGGTGGCGCCGATCCACCGTGCCGCGACCGACAATGTCGCGCGCCTGCGCGGCTGA
- a CDS encoding TonB-dependent receptor produces the protein MTMERNDTNGWLAMQGVFATAGFAALAFGTPGDALAQEADGAPAEDTSGAVALPPVVVEADQPANPLRNDTGIGRLPGTIQDTPQSVQVINEETLRQQGVNTLDQALRNVPGVTVSVGEGNGGLNGDQFRIRGFDAKGDIYLDGLRDFGTYVRDSFNYEQVEVFKGPSSESFGFGSTGGVINSQSKTAHLGNSYSIDGSLGTGPLYRVVGDVNQQINDTTAVRVVGMLHDQDVEDRDHVKSDRWGLAGSVAFGLGTDLNWSLNYLHQHGDRTPDYGVPAVTPPGSEVSRPVTEYGVSRDSFYGKKQDEDKSDVDMLTSRASWRVNDGITLNNDTRIAYYTREFATSVPGCNADCSEEFFAGGNPAISYGGGNPSYNQQSWGFQNVTSGVFDFQVAGFRNQVVAGLDIFYQNDRRNGRSTDGDKTTPTIRNPGDFFGVDSYTLPVNPNNTKKSYGTDVGVFVSDRLWLTEQFSVLGGVRWDDYSSTYKVWNNDGYSKYEADNDFWSPKGSLIWEPTEEQTYYFSYATSSTVPGQYVALAPNPINGNQPDLEPEENESFELGGKISVLDQRIGISASIFQINKDNATYTDAETGLSMATGEKQRVRGFEIGVGGYITDAWSASAAYSYLDTEIRSSTATDPADSTVGNEVPNAPKNAFSLWTTYNVLSHFQQVPGALLLGGGVTYQDEIYTNSANTAELPENFSLDAVVSYAYDNYRIALNGYNLTDELNYSANQNARAVPTSGRTFLLTVGATF, from the coding sequence ATGACGATGGAACGGAACGACACGAACGGCTGGCTGGCGATGCAGGGGGTGTTCGCCACGGCAGGCTTCGCGGCACTGGCCTTCGGCACGCCGGGCGACGCCCTGGCCCAGGAAGCGGACGGCGCGCCCGCCGAGGATACTTCTGGCGCCGTGGCGCTGCCGCCGGTGGTGGTCGAGGCCGACCAGCCGGCCAATCCCCTGCGCAACGACACCGGCATCGGCCGGCTGCCCGGCACCATCCAGGATACGCCGCAGTCGGTGCAGGTGATCAACGAGGAGACCCTGCGCCAGCAGGGCGTCAACACCCTCGACCAGGCCCTGCGCAACGTGCCGGGCGTCACCGTGTCGGTCGGCGAGGGCAATGGCGGCCTGAACGGCGACCAGTTCCGCATCCGCGGCTTCGACGCCAAGGGCGACATCTACCTGGACGGGCTGCGCGACTTCGGCACCTATGTCCGCGACAGCTTCAACTACGAGCAGGTCGAGGTCTTCAAGGGCCCGTCCTCGGAAAGCTTCGGCTTCGGCTCCACCGGCGGCGTCATCAATTCCCAGAGCAAGACCGCGCATCTGGGCAATTCCTACTCGATCGACGGCTCGCTCGGCACCGGCCCGCTCTATCGCGTCGTCGGCGACGTCAACCAGCAGATCAACGACACGACCGCGGTCCGGGTGGTGGGCATGCTCCACGACCAGGACGTCGAGGACCGCGACCATGTGAAGTCCGACCGCTGGGGCCTGGCAGGCTCGGTGGCGTTCGGCCTGGGCACCGACCTGAACTGGTCCCTGAACTACCTGCACCAGCACGGCGACCGCACGCCGGACTACGGCGTGCCGGCGGTGACGCCGCCCGGCAGCGAGGTCAGCCGCCCGGTCACCGAGTACGGCGTGTCGCGCGACAGCTTCTATGGAAAGAAGCAGGACGAGGACAAGTCCGACGTCGACATGCTGACGTCCCGCGCGTCCTGGCGGGTCAATGACGGGATCACGCTGAACAACGACACCCGCATCGCCTACTACACCCGCGAGTTCGCCACGAGCGTGCCCGGCTGCAATGCCGACTGCTCGGAGGAGTTCTTCGCCGGCGGCAACCCGGCCATCTCCTATGGCGGCGGCAACCCGTCCTACAACCAGCAGTCCTGGGGCTTCCAGAACGTCACCTCGGGCGTGTTCGACTTCCAGGTCGCCGGCTTCCGCAACCAGGTGGTCGCAGGCCTCGACATCTTCTACCAGAACGACCGGCGCAACGGTCGCAGCACCGACGGCGACAAGACCACGCCGACCATCCGCAACCCGGGCGACTTCTTCGGCGTCGACAGCTACACGCTGCCGGTCAACCCGAACAACACCAAGAAGTCCTACGGTACCGACGTCGGCGTCTTCGTCAGCGACCGGCTCTGGCTCACCGAGCAGTTCTCGGTCCTGGGTGGCGTGCGCTGGGACGACTACAGCTCGACCTACAAGGTCTGGAACAATGACGGCTACAGCAAGTACGAGGCCGACAACGACTTCTGGAGCCCGAAGGGCAGCCTGATCTGGGAGCCGACCGAGGAGCAGACCTACTACTTCTCCTACGCGACATCCTCGACCGTGCCGGGCCAGTACGTCGCGCTGGCGCCGAACCCGATCAACGGCAACCAGCCGGACCTCGAGCCCGAGGAGAACGAGAGCTTCGAGCTCGGCGGCAAGATCAGCGTGCTCGACCAGCGCATCGGCATCAGCGCCTCGATCTTCCAGATCAACAAGGACAACGCGACCTACACCGACGCGGAAACCGGGCTCAGCATGGCGACCGGCGAGAAGCAGCGGGTACGCGGCTTCGAGATCGGCGTCGGCGGCTACATCACCGACGCCTGGTCGGCCTCGGCGGCCTATTCCTATCTCGACACCGAGATCCGTAGCTCGACCGCGACCGACCCGGCCGACTCGACGGTCGGCAACGAGGTGCCGAACGCGCCCAAGAACGCGTTCTCGCTGTGGACGACCTACAACGTCCTCTCGCACTTCCAGCAGGTGCCCGGCGCGCTGCTGCTGGGCGGCGGCGTGACCTACCAGGACGAGATCTACACCAACAGCGCCAACACCGCCGAGCTGCCCGAGAACTTCTCGCTCGATGCGGTGGTGTCCTATGCCTACGACAACTACCGGATCGCGCTCAACGGCTACAACCTGACCGACGAGCTCAACTACAGCGCCAACCAGAACGCCCGCGCCGTCCCGACCTCGGGCCGCACCTTCCTGCTGACGGTGGGCGCCACCTTCTGA
- a CDS encoding cupin domain-containing protein translates to MTTEQAGTTIHLGPGQGRTYPLGGMTAVFKADGAETGDRYSVSEWWLEPHSTGPGAHAHDRNDEVFYVLEGVASILVGDIWHEAPQGSFLRIPATVRHDFQNRSDGRIGLLNFFIPGGFEQNMPAIAAWFAANPPDPPA, encoded by the coding sequence ATGACGACGGAGCAGGCAGGAACCACCATCCATCTCGGGCCGGGGCAGGGCCGCACCTATCCGCTGGGTGGGATGACCGCGGTGTTCAAGGCGGATGGCGCCGAGACCGGCGATCGCTATTCGGTGTCGGAATGGTGGCTGGAGCCGCACAGCACCGGTCCGGGCGCCCATGCCCATGACCGGAACGACGAGGTCTTCTACGTGCTGGAAGGTGTGGCCAGCATCCTGGTCGGCGACATCTGGCACGAGGCGCCGCAGGGCTCGTTCCTGCGCATCCCGGCCACCGTCCGCCACGACTTCCAGAACCGGAGCGATGGCCGCATCGGGCTTCTGAACTTCTTCATCCCGGGCGGGTTCGAGCAGAACATGCCGGCGATCGCCGCCTGGTTTGCCGCCAACCCGCCGGACCCGCCGGCCTGA